A part of Micromonospora chersina genomic DNA contains:
- a CDS encoding hemolysin family protein produces the protein MQSYWSQLALVGVLVIVNAAFAGSEMALVSLRDSQLQRLERGSRAGRTLARLAKDPNRFLATIQIGITLAGFLASAAAAVSLAKPLVPLLGALGDAAETVAIVGVTLALTFVTLVFGELAPKRIAMQSAERWALVVARPLDLLASVTRPAVWALGATSDLVVRLFGLNPKHEPEEIGPDELRDIVAGNHGFTKEQRTIIAGAVEIADRQLRAVLVPRLQVFTLDSGTTAEAARLVLAATGHSRAPVVRHGGLDDAVGVIHLRDLVGVPDDRPVDEIARPPMLLPDSLPVVDALRQFKAERQHIALVVDERGAVDGIVTLEDILEEIVGEIYDETDRDLSSIRTEEDGTLVLPGTFPVHDLTDLGVDLPNRPAGDYTTIAGLVLICLGHIPTVAGESVRVDGWDLAVAGVDHHAITEVRVRRHRRHERRDESEEAEAPLLDQARG, from the coding sequence GTGCAGAGCTACTGGAGCCAACTGGCCCTGGTCGGAGTTCTGGTGATCGTCAACGCGGCCTTCGCCGGCAGCGAGATGGCCCTGGTGTCGCTGCGGGACAGCCAGCTCCAGCGGCTGGAACGCGGCAGCCGCGCCGGCCGCACGCTGGCCCGGCTGGCCAAGGACCCCAACCGGTTCCTGGCCACCATCCAGATCGGCATCACCCTGGCCGGCTTCCTGGCCTCCGCCGCCGCCGCGGTGTCGCTGGCCAAGCCCCTCGTCCCGTTGCTCGGCGCCCTCGGTGACGCCGCCGAGACGGTCGCCATCGTCGGGGTCACCCTGGCGCTCACCTTCGTCACCCTGGTCTTCGGGGAGCTGGCCCCGAAGCGGATCGCCATGCAGTCCGCCGAGCGGTGGGCACTCGTCGTGGCCCGACCGCTCGACCTGCTGGCCAGCGTCACCCGGCCGGCGGTCTGGGCCCTCGGCGCCACCAGTGACCTGGTGGTCCGCCTCTTCGGGCTCAACCCGAAACACGAGCCGGAGGAGATCGGCCCGGACGAGCTGCGCGACATCGTGGCCGGCAACCACGGCTTCACCAAGGAGCAGCGGACGATCATCGCCGGCGCCGTGGAGATCGCCGACCGGCAGTTGCGCGCGGTGCTCGTACCCCGGTTGCAGGTCTTCACGCTGGACAGCGGGACGACCGCGGAGGCCGCCCGGCTGGTCCTCGCCGCGACCGGCCACTCCCGGGCGCCGGTGGTCCGGCACGGCGGCCTGGACGACGCCGTCGGGGTCATCCACCTGCGCGACCTGGTCGGCGTCCCCGACGACCGGCCGGTCGACGAGATCGCCCGGCCTCCCATGCTGCTGCCCGACTCGCTGCCGGTGGTCGACGCGCTGCGCCAGTTCAAGGCGGAACGCCAGCACATCGCGCTCGTGGTCGACGAGCGCGGCGCGGTCGACGGCATCGTGACCCTGGAGGACATCCTGGAGGAGATCGTCGGCGAGATCTACGACGAGACCGACCGGGACCTCAGCTCGATCCGCACCGAGGAGGACGGGACGCTGGTCCTGCCCGGCACCTTCCCGGTGCACGACCTCACCGACCTGGGCGTCGACCTGCCCAACCGCCCTGCGGGCGACTACACCACCATCGCGGGGCTGGTGCTCATCTGCCTCGGGCACATCCCGACCGTGGCGGGGGAGAGCGTCCGCGTCGACGGCTGGGACCTGGCGGTGGCCGGCGTCGACCACCACGCGATCACCGAGGTCCGGGTCCGCCGCCACCGCCGGCACGAGCGGCGCGACGAATCCGAGGAGGCCGAGGCGCCGCTCCTCGACCAGGCGCGGGGCTGA
- a CDS encoding PaaI family thioesterase, with protein sequence MEEPDLTGGFVALLGLKFDEVSGDRVVIRWQVRPELHQPYGIQHGGVYCSVVETAASIGGALWLGDKGKVVGVSNQTDFLRAVRDGELTAVGTPIHRGRSQQLWLVEITDEGGRLVSRGQVRLQNLTGA encoded by the coding sequence GTGGAGGAACCGGATCTGACCGGGGGCTTCGTCGCCCTGCTGGGCCTGAAGTTCGACGAGGTGAGCGGGGACCGGGTGGTGATCCGCTGGCAGGTCCGTCCCGAGCTGCACCAGCCGTACGGGATCCAGCACGGCGGGGTCTACTGCTCGGTGGTGGAGACGGCGGCCAGCATCGGCGGCGCCCTGTGGCTGGGTGACAAGGGCAAGGTCGTCGGGGTGTCCAACCAGACCGACTTCCTGCGCGCCGTCCGCGACGGCGAGCTGACCGCGGTCGGCACGCCGATCCACCGGGGCCGCAGCCAGCAGCTCTGGCTTGTGGAGATCACCGACGAGGGTGGCCGGCTGGTCTCGCGCGGTCAGGTGCGGTTGCAGAACCTCACCGGCGCCTGA
- a CDS encoding NRAMP family divalent metal transporter: MRKLLAATLGVLSAIGGFVDIGDLVAASQAGARFGMAHAWVLLVGVVGICAYAEMAGRIAAVSGRAVFDLVRERLGPRVALLNLVASWLVTVITLAAELGGVALALQLATGLSYLLWVPVAAVAVWLVLWRMRFEVMERVFGLAGLALLVFAVALFALPTDWAELGHGALRVSPGGETWSVYWFVAVALFASTVSPYEVFFFSSGGVEERWSAADLAHARSNVLIGFPVGGFLALSLIAVATVAYHPSGASLDTLDQVARPVLTALGGAGLAAAVLAFFAVTFGAALETGLSAAYAASQYFGWQWGKRVSPREAARFHSVLLVGLLLGVLLLMTAVDPVRLTEYMLVLSAVVLPLTYLPILVVANDRNYLGDRVNGWWTNLLGAVFLVLIVAASVAAIPLAIVTRMGR; the protein is encoded by the coding sequence GTGAGGAAGCTCCTCGCCGCCACACTCGGCGTGCTGTCCGCCATCGGCGGCTTCGTCGACATCGGCGACCTCGTGGCGGCGAGCCAGGCCGGCGCCCGCTTCGGGATGGCCCACGCCTGGGTGCTGCTCGTCGGGGTGGTGGGCATCTGCGCGTACGCCGAGATGGCCGGACGGATCGCGGCGGTGAGCGGCCGGGCGGTGTTCGACCTGGTGCGGGAGCGGCTGGGGCCGCGCGTCGCGCTGCTCAACCTGGTCGCCTCCTGGCTGGTCACGGTGATCACCCTCGCCGCGGAGCTGGGCGGGGTGGCGCTGGCGTTGCAGCTCGCGACCGGGCTGAGCTACCTGCTCTGGGTGCCGGTGGCCGCGGTGGCGGTCTGGCTGGTGCTCTGGCGGATGCGCTTCGAGGTGATGGAACGGGTCTTCGGCCTGGCCGGGCTGGCCCTGCTGGTCTTCGCGGTCGCGCTGTTCGCGCTGCCCACCGACTGGGCGGAGCTGGGGCACGGGGCGTTGCGGGTGAGCCCCGGGGGCGAGACCTGGTCGGTGTACTGGTTCGTGGCGGTGGCGCTGTTCGCCTCGACGGTCAGCCCGTACGAGGTGTTCTTCTTCTCGTCCGGCGGGGTCGAGGAGCGGTGGAGCGCCGCCGACCTGGCGCACGCCCGATCGAACGTGCTGATCGGCTTCCCGGTGGGCGGGTTCCTGGCGCTGTCGCTGATCGCCGTGGCGACGGTGGCGTACCACCCGTCCGGGGCGTCGCTGGACACCCTCGACCAGGTGGCCCGGCCCGTGCTGACCGCGCTGGGCGGGGCCGGGCTGGCCGCCGCGGTGCTGGCGTTCTTCGCGGTGACCTTCGGGGCGGCCCTGGAGACCGGGCTGTCGGCCGCGTACGCGGCGTCGCAGTACTTCGGCTGGCAGTGGGGCAAGCGGGTCAGCCCGCGGGAGGCGGCCCGGTTCCACAGCGTGCTGCTCGTCGGGCTGCTGCTCGGTGTGCTGCTGCTGATGACCGCCGTCGACCCGGTCCGGCTCACCGAGTACATGCTGGTGCTCAGCGCGGTGGTGCTGCCGCTGACCTACCTGCCGATCCTCGTGGTGGCGAACGACCGCAACTACCTCGGCGACCGGGTCAACGGGTGGTGGACGAACCTGCTCGGGGCGGTGTTCCTGGTGCTCATCGTCGCCGCCTCGGTGGCGGCGATCCCCCTGGCGATCGTCACGAGGATGGGGCGATGA
- the tyrS gene encoding tyrosine--tRNA ligase — protein sequence MTDSNLPQGRDSLTDELLWRGLIQDSTGLDELRALLDGGSATFYVGFDPTAPSLHVGNLMQVVMARRLQLAGHRPLLLVGGATGQIGDPKESAERTLNPPEVIAGWVRRIHDQLSPFVSYTGENAAQLVNNLDWTGEMSVVEFLRDVGKHFPVNKMLAREVVKARLETGISYTEFSYQLLQANDFFELHRRHGCQLQYGGSDQWGNITAGVDYIRRRGAGPVEAFTTPLVTKSDGTKFGKSETGAVWLDPQMTSPYAFYQFWVNADDRDVSRYLRYFSFRSREELEELEKATAERPQARLAQRALAEELTTLVHGEREMAQAVAASQALFGRGSLDELSPETLRAALTEAGLVHLDELPDVAGLLKESGLVPSMKEARRVIAEGGAYVNNVRIAEVDATVSPADLLHGRYLVLRRGKRNFAGVELGR from the coding sequence GTGACCGACAGCAACCTCCCGCAGGGGCGGGACTCCCTGACCGACGAACTGCTGTGGCGGGGCCTGATCCAGGACTCGACCGGCCTCGACGAGCTGCGCGCGCTGCTCGACGGCGGGAGTGCGACCTTCTACGTGGGCTTCGACCCGACCGCGCCGAGCCTGCACGTCGGCAACCTCATGCAGGTCGTGATGGCCCGCAGGCTCCAGTTGGCCGGGCACCGGCCGCTGCTGCTGGTGGGTGGTGCCACCGGCCAGATCGGCGACCCGAAGGAGAGCGCCGAGCGCACCCTCAACCCGCCCGAGGTCATCGCCGGCTGGGTGCGGCGCATCCACGACCAGCTCTCGCCGTTCGTCTCGTACACCGGGGAGAACGCGGCGCAACTGGTCAACAACCTGGACTGGACCGGCGAGATGTCGGTGGTCGAGTTCCTCCGCGACGTCGGCAAGCACTTCCCGGTCAACAAGATGCTGGCCCGCGAGGTGGTCAAGGCCCGGCTGGAGACCGGCATCAGCTACACCGAGTTCAGCTACCAGCTGCTCCAGGCCAACGACTTCTTCGAGCTGCACCGCCGGCACGGCTGCCAGCTCCAGTACGGCGGCTCCGACCAGTGGGGCAACATCACCGCGGGCGTGGACTACATCCGCCGCCGGGGCGCCGGCCCCGTGGAGGCGTTCACCACGCCGCTGGTGACCAAGTCCGACGGCACCAAGTTCGGCAAGAGCGAGACCGGCGCCGTCTGGCTCGACCCGCAGATGACCAGCCCGTACGCCTTCTACCAGTTCTGGGTCAACGCCGACGACCGGGACGTCAGCCGCTACCTGCGGTACTTCAGCTTCCGCTCCCGTGAGGAGCTGGAGGAGCTGGAGAAGGCCACCGCGGAGCGGCCGCAGGCGCGGCTCGCCCAGCGGGCGCTCGCCGAGGAGCTGACCACGCTCGTCCACGGCGAGCGGGAGATGGCCCAGGCCGTCGCGGCCAGTCAGGCGCTCTTCGGCCGGGGGTCGCTCGACGAGCTGTCCCCGGAGACGCTGCGCGCCGCGCTCACCGAGGCCGGTCTGGTGCACCTCGACGAGCTGCCCGACGTCGCGGGCCTGCTCAAGGAGTCGGGCCTCGTGCCGAGCATGAAGGAGGCGCGCCGGGTGATCGCCGAGGGCGGCGCGTACGTCAACAACGTGCGCATCGCCGAGGTGGATGCGACGGTGTCGCCGGCGGACCTGCTGCACGGCCGCTACCTCGTCCTGCGCCGCGGCAAGCGCAACTTCGCCGGCGTTGAGCTGGGCAGATAG
- a CDS encoding GNAT family N-acetyltransferase: MTTEVRLRPVRDEDLPAFFAHEQDPQANWMAAFGPKDPADRAAFDAHWARIRADPRIVNRTVTVDGVVVGRVAAFPVGERTEVSYWIDSAHWGRGHATAALAALLRELPQRPVHARAAKDNAASLAVLRKCGFVVIGEDSGYAAGRGAEVEEYVLELPAEATDQGGH; this comes from the coding sequence GTGACCACTGAGGTGCGGCTCCGCCCCGTCCGCGACGAGGACCTGCCGGCGTTCTTCGCCCACGAGCAGGATCCGCAGGCCAACTGGATGGCCGCGTTCGGCCCGAAGGACCCGGCCGACCGGGCCGCCTTCGACGCCCACTGGGCGCGCATCCGGGCCGACCCGCGCATCGTCAACCGCACCGTGACCGTCGACGGCGTGGTGGTCGGGCGCGTGGCCGCCTTCCCGGTGGGGGAGCGCACCGAGGTCAGCTACTGGATCGACTCCGCCCACTGGGGGCGCGGCCACGCCACCGCGGCGCTCGCCGCGCTGCTGCGCGAGCTGCCCCAGCGGCCGGTGCACGCCCGCGCCGCCAAGGACAACGCCGCCTCCCTCGCGGTGCTGCGCAAGTGCGGCTTCGTCGTGATCGGGGAGGACTCGGGGTACGCCGCGGGCCGCGGCGCCGAGGTCGAGGAGTACGTGCTGGAGCTGCCCGCCGAGGCGACTGACCAGGGCGGCCACTAA